One window from the genome of Vibrio vulnificus NBRC 15645 = ATCC 27562 encodes:
- the dndD gene encoding DNA sulfur modification protein DndD — protein MLITKLTLNNFRVFRGVHEIDLRPAPARLSKNGPIEGTERPIILFGGLNGAGKTSILTAVRLALFGRQSFSQVLSNGEYVDALSELIHKGVGHGGVQDNASIELEFKYSQNGEENTYKVIRGWKRGKKDNLCLEKDGVQIPELNYDQCQGFLNELIPTGIADLFFFDGEKIAELAEDESGTVLKTAVRRLLGLDVIAKLKSDLNIFLKKQGSSALSQSLKKEMDSLDEKRISHERNAEKLRGEADIVDAQIELVSRDILSLENKLSQNGGAWAKTREDEQQKVDSLLKEKVELEKQIRMEMETSLPFALAPNAMQRLQTQIKQEQQIKKKQNFGNELDSFLETLRSKYPSFDTEMAQSAIADSFKAHVGEFDSAELLLDISDRQANTIDYQLSNLSRESFSRFDEARVRLQKVEEEIDNASNNIARAPEQEQVQELFADVRALDKKKEKLIIEYHALLEEAKRELRQALETARQIQKLHDKNKDQSNKDQSISNAQNSILLLEKFGEQLTKARVNQLENEFVQSYKKLARKEDLQLSASINPASFDVELVDEHGIKINRKAMSAGEKQIYAISILEALGRTSGRKLPIIIDTPLGRLDSHHRDKLVENYFPTASHQVVILSTDTEIDRNYTSLIQDDIARTYEICFDGTTKSSTLKEGYFWRETTKEAV, from the coding sequence ATGTTAATAACAAAACTAACTCTCAATAACTTTCGAGTGTTCCGTGGCGTACATGAAATTGACTTGCGCCCTGCTCCGGCACGCTTAAGTAAAAATGGCCCTATTGAAGGAACCGAACGACCAATTATTCTGTTTGGTGGCCTTAACGGTGCTGGTAAGACATCGATTCTGACAGCTGTGCGACTCGCTCTTTTTGGCCGTCAATCATTTAGCCAAGTGTTGTCAAATGGTGAGTACGTTGATGCCCTTTCCGAACTGATCCATAAAGGCGTCGGCCATGGTGGAGTTCAAGATAACGCATCGATTGAGCTTGAGTTTAAATACAGCCAAAACGGCGAAGAAAACACTTATAAAGTGATTCGCGGCTGGAAACGCGGTAAGAAAGATAATTTATGCCTTGAAAAAGACGGAGTTCAAATTCCCGAGCTCAATTACGATCAGTGTCAGGGCTTTCTAAACGAATTAATCCCAACAGGCATCGCTGACTTATTCTTTTTCGACGGCGAAAAAATCGCAGAACTTGCTGAAGATGAGTCTGGCACGGTGCTAAAGACTGCAGTTCGTCGTCTATTGGGCTTAGATGTTATCGCAAAGCTCAAGAGTGACTTAAATATCTTCTTGAAAAAACAAGGTTCTAGCGCACTAAGTCAATCGTTAAAAAAGGAAATGGATTCTCTTGATGAGAAACGTATCAGCCACGAGCGCAATGCAGAGAAACTTCGCGGTGAAGCGGACATCGTTGACGCACAAATTGAGCTCGTATCACGCGATATTCTTAGTCTAGAGAATAAGTTATCTCAAAACGGCGGCGCTTGGGCTAAAACTCGAGAAGATGAGCAACAAAAAGTAGATAGCTTGCTTAAAGAGAAAGTAGAGCTTGAAAAGCAAATCCGCATGGAGATGGAGACAAGTCTTCCATTCGCGCTAGCACCAAATGCAATGCAGCGCCTTCAAACTCAGATAAAGCAAGAACAACAGATTAAGAAGAAACAGAACTTTGGCAACGAGCTGGACTCATTCTTAGAAACACTACGTTCAAAGTACCCAAGTTTTGATACCGAGATGGCTCAAAGTGCGATTGCTGATAGCTTTAAAGCACACGTGGGTGAGTTTGATTCTGCCGAGCTGCTTTTGGATATCTCCGACCGTCAAGCGAATACTATTGACTATCAACTCTCTAACCTGTCTCGAGAATCTTTTTCACGTTTCGATGAAGCACGAGTACGTCTTCAAAAAGTCGAAGAAGAGATCGATAACGCCTCAAACAATATTGCACGAGCTCCTGAGCAAGAGCAGGTGCAAGAGCTTTTTGCGGACGTGCGCGCATTAGATAAGAAAAAAGAGAAGCTGATTATCGAATACCATGCTTTGCTTGAAGAAGCAAAACGCGAATTGCGCCAAGCACTAGAGACAGCTCGTCAAATTCAGAAGCTACACGATAAGAATAAAGATCAATCCAATAAAGATCAGAGTATTAGCAATGCCCAAAACTCAATCTTATTGCTTGAGAAATTTGGTGAACAGTTAACTAAAGCTCGCGTCAACCAGTTAGAAAACGAGTTCGTCCAATCTTACAAGAAGCTGGCTCGTAAAGAAGATTTGCAGCTATCTGCTTCAATTAACCCTGCATCGTTTGATGTTGAACTAGTCGATGAACACGGTATTAAGATCAATCGCAAAGCAATGTCTGCAGGTGAAAAACAGATCTACGCGATCTCAATTCTGGAAGCGCTAGGCCGTACATCTGGTCGTAAGCTGCCAATTATTATTGATACACCACTAGGTCGCTTAGACTCGCACCACCGTGATAAGCTCGTTGAGAACTACTTCCCAACAGCAAGCCACCAAGTTGTGATTCTATCGACAGATACAGAGATCGATAGAAACTACACCAGTCTTATTCAAGACGATATTGCGCGCACTTACGAAATCT